One window from the genome of Anopheles merus strain MAF chromosome 3R, AmerM5.1, whole genome shotgun sequence encodes:
- the LOC121596425 gene encoding uncharacterized protein LOC121596425 isoform X5, which yields MAAAAASPSTGFYFSVSKLRVTLPISKESYIILRNEPIVNLRLLSVTGSELQRTANAIDQPDVTGYSYAIESPPDTDYLKVDPHTGGLWLTSQIYTLSNVTEFVIVAVNASGGGGSPFAHGVVPAARLTLTIEPVPVAEDTLDRFCEHHPERACFWDTAQYRVAENGPPGWTIGAVGPSFYRRLCPQHRPRYELLSEAIAGSSSSSSNGSSSSSEYLLLDPQDGTLQTKVSYDHDTHAPGPTVQTGVRCTLQQVAADGGSILAAASQTVDRTITVNVLDRNDNLPQLEVANGTDELNHADTRDDTYQVYIDDPHVQLGDSVGYFRIVFTDDDSIPVNTRVHYKLHGDVMDLFHPDCAMYENEHNGGLKQTVFGCKLIFARSGILRKTPYCVTLQAVDQTVEYSPYHYEASATTRGTAANASICLTTNLNRIHEYDLPQPAALTSSGNVHQAAAAPAPPSFYAEGSGFRAEAPKQGRSGRGGGKSKKEAANPARIVYPKEAIVYDTSRKFARITEPNALAQLIQENSADLNFRLVSNPLNAFGITKIAGIIYLKNETAFQNKPESRHELTVAWKNYTVSILVRLRKNPDGVHCAAVPLGPDSAEDFCAAHPNRTSCEGACGLGSLKGPCEYRSQTDLPGLWTEDYPTCSSGLSHCPDGVCDPLEEMGHREKIHICPQDCVYKQDIVGLHHSDKARGIQTASGHCSCRASGHCSCIDTLRIPASFKRSKTTTSSSTTTTTTTSTTTTPSYVEGASTGGGGDVEVFSVGAKNGTENEAGTRHRDRSEDAPPAAVRDGSLYEPGLISGPHASIYLIAIVLIPMVVAVMIVLYCFSRKLTAKNKLLDGSSGANGTIGGMNSISMNLVSNDTEIFNVELPLTTRINEINFKIDYDSKWEFPRTNLILDATLGEGEFGKVLKGFATDLPEKPGITTVAVKMLKTGANSVELLALLSEYQLLQEVNHPNVIRLLGACTKGDTPLLIIEYCQYGSLKNYLRLSRKLEVLNADYENAVEPITVKDILSFAWQISKGMAYLTDIKLVHRDLAARNVLLAEGKVCKISDFGLTRDVYEDDAYLKKSKDRVPVKWMAPESLADHIYTTKSDVWAFGVLCWELITLGASPYPGIPPQNLYNLLKQGYRMECPKNCSEEIYGIVRLCWADDPKQRPSFKHLAGQFELLLGRSAKYLDMEQNSISNPVYCVNVDETDCAKLAICKEEQDRLESLWTPPQYETVDTTSAEMTGRYQTPSAMAVAAVISELNDDKKQLLLQSYDTPRPLIETATIEQKLRYENDVRLRPKKLSNGSGSSSPGENEDRQHHSRPCTNAVRSSSISPPRCLRNHFEETSFITRHNADRDTACCSSSSSSTSGGGGGGAGGASGCCGNSSGEYDSPSRQPRRVVSYVDMNKNSRQLNANLEINHMIDKKQSKDIALRFSTVDNELQLVLVEPIAHSTPYGKNIPIESDVLLQQKQNNVDSKTSAAAGPGAAAPLAVVEYTEVVKKHSAGGGGGGQGAEQIGLTLTSTV from the exons ATGG cagcagcagcagcatcaccatcgACCGGGTTTTACTTCTCCGTCTCGAAACTCCGTGTTACGCTGCCCATCTCGAAGGAGTCGTACATCATCCTACGCAACGAACCGATCGTCAACTTGCGGCTGCTGTCCGTGACGGGTAGCGAACTGCAACGAACCGCAAATGCCATCGACCAACCTGATGTGACCGGTTACAGTTACGCCATCGAGAGCCCGCCCGACACCGACTACCTGAAGGTGGACCCGCACACGGGCGGACTGTGGCTAACGTCCCAAATCTACACCCTGTCGAACGTCACCGAGTTTGTCATCGTGGCGGTCAACgcgagcggtggtggtggttcacCCTTCGCCCATGGCGTTGTACCAGCCGCTCGACTAACGCTTACGATTGAGCCAGTGCCGGTGGCGGAGGATACACTCGACCGCTTCTGTGAGCATCATCCCGAGCGGGCATGCTTCTGGGACACGGCCCAGTACCGGGTGGCTGAGAATGGACCGCCGGGGTGGACGATCGGTGCCGTTGGTCCGTCGTTCTATCGGCGGCTTTGTCCACAGCATCGTCCCCGGTACGAGTTACTGTCCGAGGCGATtgctggcagcagcagcagcagcagcaatggtagcagtagcagcagcgagTATTTGCTGCTAGACCCGCAAGATGGAACACTGCAAACGAAGGTTTCGTACGATcacgacacacacgcaccgggACCGACTGTGCAGACGGGTGTGCGGTGCACGCTGCAACAGGTAGCTGCGGATGGTGGGTCCATTTTGGCTGCCGCATCGCAAACGGTTGACCGAACGATCACGGTGAATGTGCTGGATCGGAACGATAATTTGCCCCAGCTGGAGGTGGCGAATGGGACGGATGAGTTAAACCACGCCGACACCAGAGACGACACCTATCAGGTCTATATCGATGATCCACATGTTCAACTG GGCGATAGTGTTGGCTACTTCCGGATCGTATTCACCGACGACGACTCCATCCCGGTCAACACCCGCGTCCACTACAAACTGCACGGCGACGTGATGGACCTGTTCCATCCGGACTGTGCGATGTACGAAAATGAGCACAACGGAGGCTTGAAGCAGACCGTCTTTGGATGCA AGCTAATTTTCGCTCGTTCCGGAATTCTGCGAAAAACTCCCTACTGTGTCACGCTGCAGGCGGTGGATCAAACGGTAGAGTATTCTCCGTACCACTACGAGGCATCCGCCACCACCCGGGGCACGGCAGCGAATGCGTCCATCTGTCTGACGACCAACCTGAATCGCATCCACGAGTACGACCTGCCACAGCCAGCAGCGCTGACGAGCAGCGGGAACGTCcaccaggcagcagcagcaccagcgccTCCTTCCTTTTACGCTGAAGGTAGTGGCTTCCGTGCCGAAGCACCGAAGCAGGGTAGAAGCGGCCGGGGTGGTGGTAAGAGCAAAAAGGAAGCAGCGAACCCGGCCAGGATTGTCTACCCGAAGGAAGCGATAGTGTACGACACGTCGCGCAAGTTTGCTCGCATCACGGAACCGAACGCGCTCGCACAGCTGATCCAGGAGAACAGTGCCGACCTAAACTTCCGGCTCGTGAGCAATCCACTCAACGCGTTCGGCATCACGAAGATTGCGGGCATAATCTATCTGAAGAACGAGACCGCCTTCCAGAACAAGCCGGAAAGCCGGCACGAGCTAACGGTGGCATGGAAAAATTACACCGTCAGCATACTGGTTCGGTTGCGCAAAAACCCGGACGGTGTGCACTGTGCAGCGGTGCCGCTCGGACCAGACTCGGCGGAAGATTTCTGTGCCGCCCATCCGAACCGTACCAGCTGTGAGGGTGCGTGCGGACTGGGCAGTCTCAAGGGCCCGTGCGAGTATCGCTCGCAGACGGATCTGCCCGGCCTGTGGACCGAAGACTATCCGACCTGCTCGTCCGGGCTGTCCCACTGTCCGGACGGGGTGTGCGATCCGCTGGAGGAGATGGGCCACCGGGAGAAGATTCACATCTGTCCGCAGGATTGTGTGTACAAGCAGGACATCGTGGGGCTGCACCATTCGGACAAGGCGCGTGGCATTCAGACCGCATCGGGGCACTGCAGCTGCCGTGCGTCGGGGCACTGTAGCTGCATCGACACGTTGCGCATACCGGCATCGTTTAAGCGAAGCAAAACGACAACATCCAGCTCAACTACAACGACCACTACTACCTCCACCACGACAACGCCATCGTACGTTGAGGGCGCATCGACGGGAGGTGGCGGTGATGTGGAAGTGTTTTCTGTTGGTGCGAAAAATGGCACCGAAAACGAGGCCGGGACACGACACCGCGATCGGTCGGAGGATGCACCACCGGCCGCGGTACGGGATGGCAGCCTGTATGAGCCGGGGCTGATCAGTGGACCGCACGCATCGATCTATCTGATCGCGATCGTGCTGATACCGATGGTGGTGGCCGTGATGATCGTGCTGTACTGCTTCAGTCGGAAGTTGACGGCGAAAAACAAGCTGCTGGATGGGAGCAGCGGTGCAAACGGTACGATCGGTGGCATGAACAGCATCAGCATGAACCTGGTCAGCAACGATACGGAGATTTTCAACGTGGAACTGCCGCTGACGACACGCATCAATGAGATCAACTTTAAAATCGAT TACGACTCAAAGTGGGAATTTCCCCGCACGAATCTAATACTCGACGCTACGCTCGGCGAGGGCGAGTTTGGCAAGGTGCTGAAGGGGTTTGCCACCGATCTGCCCGAAAAACCGGGCATCACGACCGTGGCGGTGAAGATGCTGAAAACGGGCGCCAATTCGGTCGAACTGCTCGCATTACTGTCCGAGTATCAGCTGCTGCAGGAGGTGAACCATCCCAATGTGATCCGGCTGCTCGGCGCGTGCACCAAAGGGGATACGCCACTGCTAATCATTGAGTACTGTCAGTATGGATCGTTGAA AAACTACCTTCGCCTTAGCCGCAAGCTGGAGGTGCTGAATGCGGACTACGAGAACGCGGTCGAACCGATCACGGTCAAGGACATCCTATCGTTCGCCTGGCAGATCAGCAAAGGGATGGCCTACCTGACCGACATCAAGCTGGTGCACCGGGATCTGGCCGCCCGCAACGTGCTGCTGGCCGAGGGTAAGGTGTGCAAGATTTCCGACTTCGGTCTGACGCGCGACGTGTACGAGGACGATGCGTATCTGAAGAAGAGCAAGGACCGGGTGCCGGTCAAGTGGATGGCACCGGAATCGCTGGCCGATCACATCTACACGACCAAGAGCGACGTGTGGGCGTTCGGGGTGCTGTGCTGGGAGCTGATCACGCTCGGGGCGTCGCCCTACCCGGGCATACCGCCCCAGAATCTGTACAACCTACTGAAGCAGGGCTACCGGATGGAGTGTCCGAAGAACTGTTCCGAAGAAAT TTACGGCATCGTGCGTTTGTGTTGGGCCGATGATCCTAAGCAGCGCCCCAGCTTCAAGCATTTGGCCGGTCAGTttgagctgctgctggggcgCAGTGCAAAGTATCTCGATATGGAGCAAAACTCCATCTCCAATCCGGTCTATTGCGTTAACGTCGATG AAACCGATTGTGCGAAGCTTGCCATCTGCAAGGAGGAACAGGACCGGCTCGAAAGCCTCTGGACACCACCCCAGTACGAAACGGTGGACACGACAAGCGCTGAAATGACCGGACGCTACCAAACGCCCTCCGCAATGGCCGTGGCGGCCGTCATATCGGAGCTAAACGACGACAAGAAGCAGCTGCTACTGCAAAGCTACGACACGCCGCGCCCGCTCATCGAAACGGCCACGATCGAGCAGAAGCTGCGGTACGAAAACGATGTGCGCTTGAGGCCGAAAAAGCTTAGCAATGGCAGCGGATCGTCCTCGCCGGGTGAGAACGAGGATCGGCAGCACCACTCCCGTCCGTGCACGAATGCGGTACGCTCGTCCTCGATCAGTCCACCGCGCTGCCTGCGGAACCATTTCGAGGAAACGTCCTTCATAACGAGACACAATGCTGATCGCGATACGGCTTGttgtagcagtagcagcagtagcaccagtggtggtggtggtggtggtgctggcggTGCCAGTGGTTGTTGCGGCAACAGTAGCGGCGAGTACGATTCACCCAGCCGACAGCCACGGCGGGTCGTTTCGTACGTGGACATGAACAAAAACAGCCGCCAGCTGAACGCGAACCTCGAGATCAATCACATGATCGACAAGAAACAGTCCAAAGATATTGCCTTACGATTTTCGACCGTCGATAACGAGCTgcagctggtgctggtggaacCGATCGCCCACAGCACACCGTACGGGAAGAACATTCCGATCGAGTCGGACGTGTTgctgcagcagaagcagaacaACGTGGATAGCAAAACCTCCGCCGCTGCTGGGCCAGGGGCGGCTGCTCCACTTGCAGTGGTGGAGTACACGGAGGTGGTGAAAAAGCATTcggcaggaggaggaggaggaggccaAGGAGCGGAACAGATAGGACTAACGCTTACCTCGACGGTTTAA
- the LOC121596425 gene encoding uncharacterized protein LOC121596425 isoform X6 yields MAAAASPSTGFYFSVSKLRVTLPISKESYIILRNEPIVNLRLLSVTGSELQRTANAIDQPDVTGYSYAIESPPDTDYLKVDPHTGGLWLTSQIYTLSNVTEFVIVAVNASGGGGSPFAHGVVPAARLTLTIEPVPVAEDTLDRFCEHHPERACFWDTAQYRVAENGPPGWTIGAVGPSFYRRLCPQHRPRYELLSEAIAGSSSSSSNGSSSSSEYLLLDPQDGTLQTKVSYDHDTHAPGPTVQTGVRCTLQQVAADGGSILAAASQTVDRTITVNVLDRNDNLPQLEVANGTDELNHADTRDDTYQVYIDDPHVQLGDSVGYFRIVFTDDDSIPVNTRVHYKLHGDVMDLFHPDCAMYENEHNGGLKQTVFGCKLIFARSGILRKTPYCVTLQAVDQTVEYSPYHYEASATTRGTAANASICLTTNLNRIHEYDLPQPAALTSSGNVHQAAAAPAPPSFYAEGSGFRAEAPKQGRSGRGGGKSKKEAANPARIVYPKEAIVYDTSRKFARITEPNALAQLIQENSADLNFRLVSNPLNAFGITKIAGIIYLKNETAFQNKPESRHELTVAWKNYTVSILVRLRKNPDGVHCAAVPLGPDSAEDFCAAHPNRTSCEGACGLGSLKGPCEYRSQTDLPGLWTEDYPTCSSGLSHCPDGVCDPLEEMGHREKIHICPQDCVYKQDIVGLHHSDKARGIQTASGHCSCRASGHCSCIDTLRIPASFKRSKTTTSSSTTTTTTTSTTTTPSYVEGASTGGGGDVEVFSVGAKNGTENEAGTRHRDRSEDAPPAAVRDGSLYEPGLISGPHASIYLIAIVLIPMVVAVMIVLYCFSRKLTAKNKLLDGSSGANGTIGGMNSISMNLVSNDTEIFNVELPLTTRINEINFKIDYDSKWEFPRTNLILDATLGEGEFGKVLKGFATDLPEKPGITTVAVKMLKTGANSVELLALLSEYQLLQEVNHPNVIRLLGACTKGDTPLLIIEYCQYGSLKNYLRLSRKLEVLNADYENAVEPITVKDILSFAWQISKGMAYLTDIKLVHRDLAARNVLLAEGKVCKISDFGLTRDVYEDDAYLKKSKDRVPVKWMAPESLADHIYTTKSDVWAFGVLCWELITLGASPYPGIPPQNLYNLLKQGYRMECPKNCSEEIYGIVRLCWADDPKQRPSFKHLAGQFELLLGRSAKYLDMEQNSISNPVYCVNVDETDCAKLAICKEEQDRLESLWTPPQYETVDTTSAEMTGRYQTPSAMAVAAVISELNDDKKQLLLQSYDTPRPLIETATIEQKLRYENDVRLRPKKLSNGSGSSSPGENEDRQHHSRPCTNAVRSSSISPPRCLRNHFEETSFITRHNADRDTACCSSSSSSTSGGGGGGAGGASGCCGNSSGEYDSPSRQPRRVVSYVDMNKNSRQLNANLEINHMIDKKQSKDIALRFSTVDNELQLVLVEPIAHSTPYGKNIPIESDVLLQQKQNNVDSKTSAAAGPGAAAPLAVVEYTEVVKKHSAGGGGGGQGAEQIGLTLTSTV; encoded by the exons ATGG cagcagcagcatcaccatcgACCGGGTTTTACTTCTCCGTCTCGAAACTCCGTGTTACGCTGCCCATCTCGAAGGAGTCGTACATCATCCTACGCAACGAACCGATCGTCAACTTGCGGCTGCTGTCCGTGACGGGTAGCGAACTGCAACGAACCGCAAATGCCATCGACCAACCTGATGTGACCGGTTACAGTTACGCCATCGAGAGCCCGCCCGACACCGACTACCTGAAGGTGGACCCGCACACGGGCGGACTGTGGCTAACGTCCCAAATCTACACCCTGTCGAACGTCACCGAGTTTGTCATCGTGGCGGTCAACgcgagcggtggtggtggttcacCCTTCGCCCATGGCGTTGTACCAGCCGCTCGACTAACGCTTACGATTGAGCCAGTGCCGGTGGCGGAGGATACACTCGACCGCTTCTGTGAGCATCATCCCGAGCGGGCATGCTTCTGGGACACGGCCCAGTACCGGGTGGCTGAGAATGGACCGCCGGGGTGGACGATCGGTGCCGTTGGTCCGTCGTTCTATCGGCGGCTTTGTCCACAGCATCGTCCCCGGTACGAGTTACTGTCCGAGGCGATtgctggcagcagcagcagcagcagcaatggtagcagtagcagcagcgagTATTTGCTGCTAGACCCGCAAGATGGAACACTGCAAACGAAGGTTTCGTACGATcacgacacacacgcaccgggACCGACTGTGCAGACGGGTGTGCGGTGCACGCTGCAACAGGTAGCTGCGGATGGTGGGTCCATTTTGGCTGCCGCATCGCAAACGGTTGACCGAACGATCACGGTGAATGTGCTGGATCGGAACGATAATTTGCCCCAGCTGGAGGTGGCGAATGGGACGGATGAGTTAAACCACGCCGACACCAGAGACGACACCTATCAGGTCTATATCGATGATCCACATGTTCAACTG GGCGATAGTGTTGGCTACTTCCGGATCGTATTCACCGACGACGACTCCATCCCGGTCAACACCCGCGTCCACTACAAACTGCACGGCGACGTGATGGACCTGTTCCATCCGGACTGTGCGATGTACGAAAATGAGCACAACGGAGGCTTGAAGCAGACCGTCTTTGGATGCA AGCTAATTTTCGCTCGTTCCGGAATTCTGCGAAAAACTCCCTACTGTGTCACGCTGCAGGCGGTGGATCAAACGGTAGAGTATTCTCCGTACCACTACGAGGCATCCGCCACCACCCGGGGCACGGCAGCGAATGCGTCCATCTGTCTGACGACCAACCTGAATCGCATCCACGAGTACGACCTGCCACAGCCAGCAGCGCTGACGAGCAGCGGGAACGTCcaccaggcagcagcagcaccagcgccTCCTTCCTTTTACGCTGAAGGTAGTGGCTTCCGTGCCGAAGCACCGAAGCAGGGTAGAAGCGGCCGGGGTGGTGGTAAGAGCAAAAAGGAAGCAGCGAACCCGGCCAGGATTGTCTACCCGAAGGAAGCGATAGTGTACGACACGTCGCGCAAGTTTGCTCGCATCACGGAACCGAACGCGCTCGCACAGCTGATCCAGGAGAACAGTGCCGACCTAAACTTCCGGCTCGTGAGCAATCCACTCAACGCGTTCGGCATCACGAAGATTGCGGGCATAATCTATCTGAAGAACGAGACCGCCTTCCAGAACAAGCCGGAAAGCCGGCACGAGCTAACGGTGGCATGGAAAAATTACACCGTCAGCATACTGGTTCGGTTGCGCAAAAACCCGGACGGTGTGCACTGTGCAGCGGTGCCGCTCGGACCAGACTCGGCGGAAGATTTCTGTGCCGCCCATCCGAACCGTACCAGCTGTGAGGGTGCGTGCGGACTGGGCAGTCTCAAGGGCCCGTGCGAGTATCGCTCGCAGACGGATCTGCCCGGCCTGTGGACCGAAGACTATCCGACCTGCTCGTCCGGGCTGTCCCACTGTCCGGACGGGGTGTGCGATCCGCTGGAGGAGATGGGCCACCGGGAGAAGATTCACATCTGTCCGCAGGATTGTGTGTACAAGCAGGACATCGTGGGGCTGCACCATTCGGACAAGGCGCGTGGCATTCAGACCGCATCGGGGCACTGCAGCTGCCGTGCGTCGGGGCACTGTAGCTGCATCGACACGTTGCGCATACCGGCATCGTTTAAGCGAAGCAAAACGACAACATCCAGCTCAACTACAACGACCACTACTACCTCCACCACGACAACGCCATCGTACGTTGAGGGCGCATCGACGGGAGGTGGCGGTGATGTGGAAGTGTTTTCTGTTGGTGCGAAAAATGGCACCGAAAACGAGGCCGGGACACGACACCGCGATCGGTCGGAGGATGCACCACCGGCCGCGGTACGGGATGGCAGCCTGTATGAGCCGGGGCTGATCAGTGGACCGCACGCATCGATCTATCTGATCGCGATCGTGCTGATACCGATGGTGGTGGCCGTGATGATCGTGCTGTACTGCTTCAGTCGGAAGTTGACGGCGAAAAACAAGCTGCTGGATGGGAGCAGCGGTGCAAACGGTACGATCGGTGGCATGAACAGCATCAGCATGAACCTGGTCAGCAACGATACGGAGATTTTCAACGTGGAACTGCCGCTGACGACACGCATCAATGAGATCAACTTTAAAATCGAT TACGACTCAAAGTGGGAATTTCCCCGCACGAATCTAATACTCGACGCTACGCTCGGCGAGGGCGAGTTTGGCAAGGTGCTGAAGGGGTTTGCCACCGATCTGCCCGAAAAACCGGGCATCACGACCGTGGCGGTGAAGATGCTGAAAACGGGCGCCAATTCGGTCGAACTGCTCGCATTACTGTCCGAGTATCAGCTGCTGCAGGAGGTGAACCATCCCAATGTGATCCGGCTGCTCGGCGCGTGCACCAAAGGGGATACGCCACTGCTAATCATTGAGTACTGTCAGTATGGATCGTTGAA AAACTACCTTCGCCTTAGCCGCAAGCTGGAGGTGCTGAATGCGGACTACGAGAACGCGGTCGAACCGATCACGGTCAAGGACATCCTATCGTTCGCCTGGCAGATCAGCAAAGGGATGGCCTACCTGACCGACATCAAGCTGGTGCACCGGGATCTGGCCGCCCGCAACGTGCTGCTGGCCGAGGGTAAGGTGTGCAAGATTTCCGACTTCGGTCTGACGCGCGACGTGTACGAGGACGATGCGTATCTGAAGAAGAGCAAGGACCGGGTGCCGGTCAAGTGGATGGCACCGGAATCGCTGGCCGATCACATCTACACGACCAAGAGCGACGTGTGGGCGTTCGGGGTGCTGTGCTGGGAGCTGATCACGCTCGGGGCGTCGCCCTACCCGGGCATACCGCCCCAGAATCTGTACAACCTACTGAAGCAGGGCTACCGGATGGAGTGTCCGAAGAACTGTTCCGAAGAAAT TTACGGCATCGTGCGTTTGTGTTGGGCCGATGATCCTAAGCAGCGCCCCAGCTTCAAGCATTTGGCCGGTCAGTttgagctgctgctggggcgCAGTGCAAAGTATCTCGATATGGAGCAAAACTCCATCTCCAATCCGGTCTATTGCGTTAACGTCGATG AAACCGATTGTGCGAAGCTTGCCATCTGCAAGGAGGAACAGGACCGGCTCGAAAGCCTCTGGACACCACCCCAGTACGAAACGGTGGACACGACAAGCGCTGAAATGACCGGACGCTACCAAACGCCCTCCGCAATGGCCGTGGCGGCCGTCATATCGGAGCTAAACGACGACAAGAAGCAGCTGCTACTGCAAAGCTACGACACGCCGCGCCCGCTCATCGAAACGGCCACGATCGAGCAGAAGCTGCGGTACGAAAACGATGTGCGCTTGAGGCCGAAAAAGCTTAGCAATGGCAGCGGATCGTCCTCGCCGGGTGAGAACGAGGATCGGCAGCACCACTCCCGTCCGTGCACGAATGCGGTACGCTCGTCCTCGATCAGTCCACCGCGCTGCCTGCGGAACCATTTCGAGGAAACGTCCTTCATAACGAGACACAATGCTGATCGCGATACGGCTTGttgtagcagtagcagcagtagcaccagtggtggtggtggtggtggtgctggcggTGCCAGTGGTTGTTGCGGCAACAGTAGCGGCGAGTACGATTCACCCAGCCGACAGCCACGGCGGGTCGTTTCGTACGTGGACATGAACAAAAACAGCCGCCAGCTGAACGCGAACCTCGAGATCAATCACATGATCGACAAGAAACAGTCCAAAGATATTGCCTTACGATTTTCGACCGTCGATAACGAGCTgcagctggtgctggtggaacCGATCGCCCACAGCACACCGTACGGGAAGAACATTCCGATCGAGTCGGACGTGTTgctgcagcagaagcagaacaACGTGGATAGCAAAACCTCCGCCGCTGCTGGGCCAGGGGCGGCTGCTCCACTTGCAGTGGTGGAGTACACGGAGGTGGTGAAAAAGCATTcggcaggaggaggaggaggaggccaAGGAGCGGAACAGATAGGACTAACGCTTACCTCGACGGTTTAA